In Anser cygnoides isolate HZ-2024a breed goose chromosome 31, Taihu_goose_T2T_genome, whole genome shotgun sequence, the following are encoded in one genomic region:
- the STAG3 gene encoding LOW QUALITY PROTEIN: cohesin subunit SA-3 (The sequence of the model RefSeq protein was modified relative to this genomic sequence to represent the inferred CDS: inserted 2 bases in 1 codon; deleted 2 bases in 2 codons), which produces MSSWRPARPQDSPPSTILSRIDNDDDDSGSDFETTLRPKRGAQGGPRPCPVPKHSRREPSEDGSSPEQNVLFQAVRNGGVAIEVVVDEWLEGYKRDREPAFLELVNFIIRSCGCRGTVTLAMLRELQNTEIIRRLTESFDEDSADYPLSLSGGPWRRFRGSFGAAVVAVALRCRHSVLYDGFLLGGLTALLTSLADSQVRAFRHTATLAAMKLMTALVEVALWLSQRRDSTRRLYEAERAKPPRRRAPGKLESLQETLRELQDQQEEIEAMMNAIFKGVFVHRYRDVVPDIRALCMEELGTWMCSFPASFLTDGHLKYLGWTLHDKQGEVRLRCVRALQGLYARQDTAAHMELFTSRFKARLVAMVLDKEPEVAVEVVKLLTVMLVTVAEALTEADCHRVYPAVFCTRRALASAAGLFLYRSLLSPRNEGDTEPSPGTGDNRTFFRLLLAFFIGSELHQHAPYLVDSLWDCAGARLRDWDTAGGLLLEEAPGEALNDQQEKALVEILAASAKRAAXGGPPVGRGPTRKVPGAVPREKRAVAEQRSRLCLCLAPILPRLLAKFSADEEKVTPLLEVLGCFELSVYCTARLERPLEQALAQLQELVLKHTGPGVLEAAARVLGTFCDPRLPLRGRGELAWSLLGDLLGERCHRLLQAQSLDEEELYSAAATLKRLAVLFNAHDLTPWQLFEPCVLLLQRAADTGEVPPQLLVPAITCAHFHILWELSRLPATDVPQEQLHALRSKATSFCALCQSCLSDGDAGVREQAFVVLSDLLLVLGPAVTRGDRAALRPLRLVPEAELRCQLAAVLLDHVFSPGDGDRDEPEDAEARMEELHRRRVLLAGFCKLIIYNVLEPSAASDVFKHYDKFYADYGDIIKETLVCIRRMDGQEWARVVLLTLQQVMAELLLEHGPEVRGPPLLGGCGIWGAASPSSSAPARTPTARRCCASTGTASLLPCRRVRGGPRGAGGAPCTCPSWRCSASSPPACCPPTASCCCPTCSGAASSWGSPRGGHRGPPWTSTTAPCSPRAPRKRRRMDESWPGSGPPQPGPDLHGAAGPPPPPRDLRTPGPSSLSLMVEEEEEEEEGGAAARSPPRSRTSSGTSSTPPSWASRTERGAAAESCCFWFCLFFAVLSPKFWGDSPRNICPPPKFEDPQICLPPMPPISTSPQILPPSLSRRHRPDVLAPMSLSQSPHPDVIPMSLS; this is translated from the exons ATGTCCTCGTGGCGCCCAGCTCGTCCCCAGgacagcccccccagcac GATCCTCAGCAGAATTGACAATGACGACGACGACTCCGGGAGTGACTTCGAGACCACCCTGCGGCCCAagcggggggcgcagggggggcCCAGACCCTGCCCC GTCCCCAAACATTCCCGGAGGGAGCCCAGCGAGGATGGGAGCAGCCCGGAGCAGAACGTCCTCTTCCAGGCCGTCAGGAATGGCGGGGTGGCCATCGAG GTGGTGGTGGACGAGTGGCTGGAGGGCTACAAGCGGGACCGGGAGCCGGCCTTCCTGGAGCTCGTCAACTTCATCATCCGCTCCTGCGGCTGCCGAG GCACGGTGACACTGGCCATGCTGCGGGAGCTGCAGAACACCGAGATCATCCGGCGGCTGACCGAGAGCTTCGATGAG gacTCCGCCGACTACCCGCTCTCCCTCTCCGGGGGGCCGTGGCGCCGTTTCCGAGGGTCATTCGGGGCGGCGGTGGTGGCGGTGGCCCTGCGGTGCCGCCACTCCGTCCTCTACGACGGCTTCCTCCTCGGCGGCCTCACCGCGCTGCTCACCAGCCTCGCCGACTCCCAGGTGCGCGCCTTCCGCCACACGGCCACCTTGGCAG ccatgAAGCTGATGACGGCGCTGGTGGAGGTGGCGCTGTGGCTGAGCCAACGCCGCGACAGCACCCGGAGGCTCTACGAGGCCGAGAGGGCCAAG CCCCCCCGCCGGAGAGCCCCCGGCAAGCTGGAGTCGCTGCAGGAGACGCTGCGGGAG CTccaggaccagcaggaggaGATCGAGGCCATGATGAACGCCATCTTCAAGGGCGTCTTCGTGCACCGATACAG ggacgtGGTGCCCGACATCCGCGCGCTGTGCATGGAGGAGCTGGGGACGTGGATGTGCAGCTTCCCGGCCTCCTTCCTCACCGACGGGCACCTCAAGTACCTCGGCTGGACCCTGCACGACAAG CAGGGGGAGGTGCGGCTGCGCTGCGTGCGGGCGCTGCAGGGGCTCTACGCCCGCCAGGACACGGCCGCGCACATGGAGCTCTTCACCAGCCGCTTCAAG gcccgcTTGGTGGCCATGGTACTGGACAAGGAGCCCGAGGTGGCCGTGGAGGTGGTGAAGCTGCTGACGGTGATGCTGGT CACGGTGGCCGAGGCGCTGACGGAGGCCGACTGCCACCGCGTCTACCCGGCCGTCTTCTGCACCCGCCGCGCCCTCGCCTCCGCCGCCGGCCTCTTCCTCTACCGCAG CCTGCTGTCCCCGCGGAACGAGGGTGACACCGAGCCGTCCCCCGGCACCGGGGACAACCGGACCTTCTTccgcctgctgctggccttcttcATCGGGAGCGAG ctccaCCAGCATGCCCCGTACCTCGTGGACAGCCTCTGGGACTGCGCCGGGGCCCGGCTGCGGGACTGGGACAcggccggggggctgctgctggaggaggccCCCGGGGAGG CGCTCAACGACCAGCAGGAGAAGGCCCTGGTGGAGATCCTGGCGGCCAGCGCCaagcgggcggc gggggggcctCCGGTGGGACGGGGACCCACCCGCAAGGTACCGGGGG CTGTCCCCCGGGAGAAGCGGGCGGTGGCGGAGCAGCGCTCCcggctctgcctctgcctggcCCCGATCCTGCCCCGGCTGCTGGCCAAG ttTTCGGCGGACGAGGAGAAGGTGACGCcgctgctggaggtgctgggctgcTTCGAGCTCAGCGTCTACTGCACGGCGCGGCTGGAGAGG cccctggagCAGGCGCTGgcgcagctgcaggagctggtgctgAAGCACACGGGGCCGGGGGTCCTGGAGGCGGCCGCCCGCGTCCTGGGGACCTTCTGCGACCCCCGGCTgccgctgcggggccgcggggagctGGCGTGGAGCCTCCTCGGGGACCTGCTGGGGGAGCGCTGCCACCGCCTGCTGCAG GCGCAGTCCCTGGACGAGGAGGAGCTGTACAGCGCCGCCGCCACCCTAAAGCGCCTCGCCGTCCTCTTCAA CGCCCACGACCTGACGCCCTGGCAGCTCTTCGAGCCCTGcgtcctcctcctgcagcgcGCGGCCGACACGGGCGAGGTGCCCCCGCAG ctCCTCGTCCCCGCCATCACCTGCGCCCACTTCCACATCCTCTGGGAGCTGTCCCGGCTGCCCGCCACCGACGTCCCCCAG gagcagctgcacgCCCTGAGGAGCAAGGCCACCTCCTTCTGCGCCCTGTGCCAGAGCTGCCTCTCCGACGGGGACGCCGGCGTCCGGGAGCAG GCCTTCGTGGTGCTGAGCGAcctcctgctggtgctgggcccCGCGGTGACGCGTGGGGACAGGGCAGCGCTG CGCCCCCTGCGGCTGGTGCCCGAAGCGGAGCTGCGCTGCCAGCTGGCCGCCGTGCTCCTCGACCACGTCTTCAgccccggggacggggacagagACG AGCCTGAGGACGCCGAGGCACGCATGGAGGAGCTGCACCGCCGCCGCGTGCTGCTGGCCGGCTTCTGCAAGCTCATCATCTACAACGTGCTGGAGCCCAGCGCCGCTTCCGACGTCTTCAAGCACTACGACAAG ttTTACGCCGATTACGGGGACATCATCAAGGAGACGCTGGTGTGCATCCGCCGCATGGACGGCCAGGAGTGGGCGCGCGTCGTGCTGCTCACCCTGCagcag gtgatggcggagctgctgctggagcacggCCCCGAGGTGCGGGGGCCCCCGCTTTTGGGGGGCTGCGGAATTTGGGGCGCCGCCTCGCCCTCTTCTTCAGCCCCCGCCCGTACCCCCACCGCCAGGCGCTGCTGCGCCTCCAccg ggacggCATCGCTTTTGCCCTGCAGGAGGGtccggggggggccccgaggggccgggggggccccctgTACCTGCCCTTCCTGGAGGTGCTCAGCGAGTTCTCCCCCCGCCTGCTGCCCCCCGACCGCGTCCTGCT gctgtcCTACCTGCAGcggagctgccagcagctggggttccccccggggggggcaccgtggCCCCCCCTGGACGTCTACCAccgctccctgcagcccccgagccccccgcaaGAGGCGGCGCATGGACG agTCCTGGCCGGGCtccggccccccccagcccggccctgaCCTCCACGGCGCTGCGggcccccctccgcccccccgggacctccgcacccccggccccagcag CCTCAGCCTGatggtggaggaagaggaggaggaagaggaggggggggcagcagcgagGAGCCCCCCTCGGAGCAGGACCAG ctccgggACCTCTTCGACTCCACCATCCTGGGCATCGAG GACTGAGCGCGGAGCCGCGGCCGAGAGTtgttgtttctggttttgcctgttttttgctgttctgaGCCCAAAATTTTGGGGGGACTCCCCCCGGaatatttgccccccccccaaatttgaGGACCCCCAAATTTGCctccccccaatgccccccatttccacctccccccaaatcctgccccc CTCCTTGTCCCGACGCCACCGTCCCGACGTCCTCGCCCCGATGTCCTTGTCCCAAAGTCCCCATCCCGATGTCATCCCCATGTCCTTGTCCTGA